From a single Nicotiana tomentosiformis chromosome 2, ASM39032v3, whole genome shotgun sequence genomic region:
- the LOC104092969 gene encoding cation/H(+) antiporter 4-like, with protein sequence MSNNTDSISTQKVLQCVRFPPRGFSLGIFGKDNNPWTYSVPTIQSQILLIYVITQLFHIPLKRLGFPKITSEIFAGLILGSTLLGRYRSYQESLFPIASQGILGALSTFGYLLFLFLSGVKMDTSLTRKIGRRALVIGILNHLVPLVAGMITVSALSRSFFQEGGTTVSPSVEVITIAKTSFPVISFLLKDLGLLNSELGRLALSSALISDLFGLTITVISVLVFISATGTLARAVKDAILFIIFIIVVIFVFRPLMIWVAKKTPEGRPVKDLYILLIVLAVLLSGVFSDWAEQTVLVGPFIFGLAVPEGPPLGSTLVNKLDPFASGFLLPIFVSLMSLRTNLSAINPSSSFTFANIILICVASISKILACLLPMLYCKMPLNDAAALSLIMSTRGVVDLATYSFLRDTKIINQETFAFMVIATAFTAVFVQIMVRWLYDPSRKYAGYQRRNLINSNNKLPILLCIHNQDNTAAILRLLEKSNPTRDFPIVANVLHLIELRGRASSVFISHQIQTKAISDVSYSENVILAFQGYERNNYGAVTIQAFTAISPCNLMHEDICTLALDVLASIIILPFHRKWAVDGSVEVEDHSLRTLNCSVLERAPCSVGILVDRGQLRRSNSVRSSQNAYCVAMLFLGGNDDQEALTFAKRMAISGTISLTVIRLISKKEMSSNVDQVIDLDIVGDWKHSRSGWENVQYIEHQVNETTETALLVRSLVDDYDLIITGRRNNTHCPLTAGLEEWSEIPELGVIGDMLASKDLKTRASVLVIQQQQIAM encoded by the exons ATGAGCAATAACACAGACTCCATCTCTACCCAAAAAGTTCTTCAATGTGTGAGGTTCCCTCCTAGAGGGTTTTCACTTGGAATATTTGGAAAAGACAATAATCCCTGGACTTATTCAGTCCCAACAATTCAATCTCAAATTCTCCTTATATATGTTATTACACAACTTTTTCATATTCCCCTCAAGCGCCTTGGATTTCCCAAGATCACTTCTGAAATCTTT GCCGGGTTAATCCTTGGATCTACTTTGCTTGGGCGTTATAGGAGTTACCAAGAATCCTTGTTTCCTATTGCAAGTCAAGGAATTCTGGGTGCACTGTCAACTTTTGGTTACCTACTTTTCTTGTTTCTAAGTGGTGTGAAAATGGACACTAGCTTGACaagaaaaataggaagaagaGCACTAGTAATAGGCATTCTTAATCACTTGGTTCCTTTGGTAGCTGGTATGATAACCGTATCTGCATTATCACGTTCTTTCTTTCAAGAAGGTGGCACAACAGTGTCCCCTTCTGTTGAAGTGATAACTATTGCTAAGACGTCATTTCCTGTCATCTCTTTCCTCCTTAAGGATCTCGGACTCCTTAATTCAGAACTTGGGCGATTAGCACTTTCTTCCGCACTTATTAGTGACTTATTTGGGCTCACTATCACCGTAATTAGCGTGCTAGTATTTATAAGTGCAACAGGTACACTGGCAAGAGCAGTCAAGGATGCAAtactttttattattttcattattgtGGTTATATTTGTCTTTAGACCACTCATGATATGGGTAGCCAAAAAGACCCCTGAAGGAAGGCCTGTTAAAGACCTTTACATTTTGCTAATTGTTCTTGCCGTTTTACTTTCTGGTGTGTTCTCAGACTGGGCTGAACAAACAGTTCTTGTAGGGCCTTTTATCTTTGGCTTGGCTGTGCCTGAGGGACCACCTTTAGGATCTACTCTAGTAAATAAACTTGATCCATTTGCCTCAGGCTTTCTGTTGCCTATTTTTGTAAGTCTAATGTCATTAAGAACAAATCTCTCGGCCATAAATCCGTCTTCTTCTTTTACATTTGCCAATATTATCCTAATTTGCGTTGCAAGTATATCAAAGATATTAGCATGTTTACTTCCCATGCTATATTGCAAGATGCCCTTAAATGATGCTGCAGCACTCAGCCTCATCATGTCTACGAGAGGGGTCGTCGACTTGGCTACCTACAGCTTCCTAAGAGATACTAAG ATTATCAATCAGGAGACTTTTGCTTTTATGGTTATAGCAACAGCCTTTACTGCAGTGTTTGTGCAAATTATGGTGAGATGGCTTTATGATCCATCAAGGAAATATGCTGGATATCAAAGAAGGAACTTAATCAACTCCAACAACAAATTGCCCATACTTCTTTGCATCCACAATCAGGATAATACTGCTGCTATACTTAGACTGCTGGAGAAATCTAATCCCACTAGGGATTTCCCTATAGTTGCCAATGTCCTCCACCTTATAGAGCTACGGGGTCGAGCATCTTCTGTTTTCATCTCCCACCAAATTCAGACAAAGGCCATTTCCGATGTATCTTATTCAGAAAATGTCATTCTTGCTTTTCAAGGGTACGAACGGAACAACTATGGAGCTGTGACCATCCAGGCTTTTACGGCTATCTCCCCATGCAATCTAATGCATGAGGATATATGTACTCTTGCCCTTGATGTCCTTGCATCCATCATTATATTGCCCTTTCATCGAAAATGGGCCGTAGATGGATCAGTAGAAGTTGAAGACCACAGTTTGAGAACTTTGAACTGTAGTGTTCTTGAAAGGGCTCCTTGTTCTGTTGGAATCCTAGTTGATCGAGGCCAGTTGCGACGTTCCAACTCTGTCCGTTCATCTCAGAATGCATATTGTGTTGCTATGCTATTTCTTGGAGGAAATGATGATCAAGAAGCATTGACATTTGCTAAGAGAATGGCAATTAGTGGGACCATTAGCCTCACAGTGATACGGTTAATTTCCAAGAAAGAAATGAGTTCTAATGTTGATCAAGTTATTGATTTGGATATTGTAGGTGACTGGAAACATAGCAGAAGTGGTTGGGAAAATGTGCAGTACATTGAACATCAAGTGAATGAAACAACAGAGACAGCCTTGTTAGTTCGTTCGTTAGTGGATGACTATGACCTTATAATAACAGGGCGACGAAATAATACACATTGTCCTCTAACAGCAGGACTTGAGGAATGGAGCGAAATCCCAGAGTTAGGAGTCATCGGTGATATGCTTGCCTCAAAGGATCTTAAGACCAGGGCTTCTGTCCTGGTGATTCAACAACAGCAAATAGCAATGTAG